AAAATATCTCGAGATGAGTAATATATCCAATTGTAAACACCATATACTATACCGAATAAAAACAATGGCAAACCAAATATCAAATACACAGATGATATATTAAAGTCGTATATAAAATAGCGCTTAACGATTCTACTTATAAATAACCTTATAAGTTTAGGAAGAAAAACAAAAGGCATTTTCCACACTTTCATATTTGATGTCTCATCTCCATAAACCGCACTCATCGGCACATCTACTATTCTTGCTTTCTGAAAATATAATTCTGACAAAATTGAGGTTTCAAAGAAATATCTGTTACTAAGTTTTTGAAAATTCATTTTTGTTAATGAAGCTGTTTTTATGGCAAAAAAACCATTTGTAGGATCAAACACATGCCAATATCCTGTCGCCGATTTTGTTAAAAATGACAATATTAAATTACCTATTTTCCTAATAAAGGGCATTTTACGCAACTTAGCAAAATCATGAAAACGATTCCCTTTTGCATAATCCGCAGTGCTTTGGATTAATGGTTTAAGTAAATCAGGAATATATTTACTCTCCATTTGACCATCAGCATCCACTTTTATTAAATAGTCCATGTTATCAGTTATTCCAGCTATAAAACCTTTTTTAACTGCGCCACCAACACCAAGATTTACTTCACAATCAATGATTTTCACTTTTAAAAAAGTGTTAACCTGACTAGGTATTTCTTCTAAGCTTGCATCGTTAACCAAATAGATTGTATCTATATATTCTGGTAAATTCTTAATAACATCTGCAATAAAGTCTTTAGCATTATAATAAGGGATTATGACACCAATTCTATAATTATTTAAATCAAAATCCATACTTAAAATATCTCGGTGAAATTAATAATGCTACTACAAATAAAAATAAGCCTAATAATGCGAACACTGGTCTAAAAATATATAAATGCTCTCCAAATAACAAGGTTACCATCATTGCCAAAACTACGGCTTTTAAAAAAACACCCAAGGTTTTATAAGTTTTAAAGTTTATGAATAGATAACCCAAAAGCCAAATTACATAAAAAAATAATCCAACTAAACCAACTTCGTTAATGAGCGTCAAATACATATTATGAGGCGAATTACCTGGAAATAGCATTCTATTATTAAAACCAGCTCCAAAAGGCACAACATATAAATTATCCTTTAAACTCAGTAAAAAACGTGTTTGTAATTCTTTTCTTCCAGCACCCAAATCCTCATATAACTCAGTTACGTTACTATCTCTAAGTTGTTCTTTATTACTTATTCGTGATTCAATTCTATACTGATAAACTTCAACTATTTTATTCCTTATTTCTGGCACAAAAAATGTAATTCCAAATAATAAAACTAAAGAAACACCTAAGCTTACTAGCATTTTACCAGGTTTAAATAGAAGTACTATTGCTAAAAGAATACCAAGGGCTAAATAAGATGTTCGTGATCCAGAAATTAATAGGTTTACTACAGACAGAGATATAGCTATAAAAGCTAAAGTTCTATTAATTTTTATACGCTTCTCTAGGGATAAAGCTAGAAGTGCCGCAATTGATAAAAACATTGTTAGCCCCAATACAATTTTATTTGGCCCTAAAGTACCAGACAAAAAACCAAGATAATCTCTTCTGTCTATTTCGCCCCATAAAAAATCTATAAAGCCAAAATTCTGAAGTAAAACAATAGCATTTTCAAAAATAACTAGCCCAATAAAAAAAGTAACAATTTGCTTATAGAACTTTTTTTCTCTTAAAAATACGAGAAAGAATAAATAAGCCGTTGAGAATACAAAAAGATGATACATAAACAGAATTGTACGTAAAATCCAAATTATTTTATTGATATAAATGCTAAAAATAAAAGTAAAAATCATTGTAATTAAAGCCCAAAAAATAAATAAAAACAGCCTATACAGATAAGGTTTTGCCTTTATATATAACATAAAATATGTTCTATATTTTATTAGGTAATAGAGCAAAAACAAACCTGTAAAATCATACAATCGTAACTCGTTTTGACCAGTTAAACTGTAGCCCATAACTTTTAGGTTGTAGAAATAACTCAACAATGTTAAAAACAAAATAATACGCAGGGTTTTATTTTTCCTGATGTAAACCATAAATGCTTTTAGCTGATTGTAATCACTCATATGGCAGCACTGGTTAATATACCTTCTACTATTTTGGAATTATAATTGTCATAAGAGAACTTTAAGACTAAATCTTGATTAGTCATTTTAAAAGTTAGATTATCGGGTTTATCAGACAATAAATCTGCTAAGACTTCCTCTAATTTTTCAGCAGTTACTTCAGACAACAATATCCCATTATCTCTGTCAATAACGTATTGTGCTATAGATGAGATATTTGAAACTACAGGAATGCATCCAAAATTCATTGCTTCGGCAATTACCTTCGGAAAACCTTCAGATGCAGTTGTAGGCATCAAGAAAAAATGTGACTTTTTATAAATATCAAAAACATCTTTTCTATCTAAAAAACCATAAAATTTAAAGTTAATCTTACTATCATTAGCTAAGTCTAAAAACTTTGATTTTTCTGTACCATCACCAACCAAATGAACTGCTTCCACTCTATCCTTTAATGAAGGCTCTAAATTTTTGAAAGCATTAATAATTCTACCCACACCTTTTGGTGTTTCCAAACGACCAACATAACAGAAACTCAATTTTCCGTTCGTTTTTTTTGATGCTGTAATGGATTTTCCTTCATTTATATTATCCTCAGTTAAGCATGGGTTTTCAAATGTTATACAATGTGCAGGTTGATTTTTCCATTCTCCATTAATGGTCACTTTCCGTCTTTGATATTTTAACAAAAAACGTTGCAAAGCATAACTCAAAGGCGCATCATTTTGATTCCAATTACCTGCATACTTATACCAACCTTGCTTTTTAGAAAACAATGTCAAATAAGGAATTAAATATGTACCAATACCTGTGGGTGTACGCAACTGAAAATAATCTACCTTCTTTAGAATTGTAGATATAATACCAATAGTTTTAGGCGCGTTAAAAATAATTCTAAATTTATCTGTAAAAGTTTTTCCACCTGAAGATGGTATTTCAATAAATTTAATTTTATTCGATTTATAAGCCATTGTACTGGCCGGCGCAACACCATGATAAAGCATAGATGCATGATAAATTTCATCAAAAATATCTAATAAATGATTAATTTCATTTACAGTCGGAGCCCAACCTAAAATTTGTCCATCAGTGGACATATAATGTTCGGTATGTGAAATTATTAAAAGTTTCAAGATTTTATAAAAGATATGTAACGTTTAATTATTTGACTCCATTGATGTTTTTCTGCCCAAATTTTAGCTTTAACTTTATAATGTGGTAAGTTATTAAGTATTTGAAATATTGCGTTCTCAAACTCTTTAATTTTAGAAGAATCCACCAATAATCCCGAATTTTGATGATTAATAGCGTCTTCAATCCCACAATTTCTTGACCCAATTGTCGGTAGTCTAAAATAATTAGCTTCTATCAAAGCTATACCGAAACCTTCTATATCACCTGATGCAGTATTTTGACTTAGCATTACAAAAATATCAGAACTACGATAAAAATCATGAAGTTTCTCTACACCAACATGACCATGAAATGTAACATATTTAGAGACACCTAAGTTGTCACAAAGACGTCTGTATTTATCAATTTCAGTTTTTAAACCTACACAATGGTAATGTAAATCTGGATATTTTTTAATAAGACTAGGTAAATATTCAATAACTTTAGCTTGTCCTTTGCGTTCTGTCAAATTTCCGACAGTCAATAAACTTGGTGAACCTTTTAAATTTATAATTGAGGCTGCACTCGATGAAAAATTTGAAATTTCAAATCCATTTGGTATGACCATGGTGTTTTTTAACTTCAAATGTGAAACTAAATTTTTTGTATAATTAGAAACTGCTATAACTTTGTCAAACCGCTGTAATGAAATACTTATCGATTTTTTTAGATTTTGATTTGAAAAATTAACTTCTGTTCCATGAATTACAGCTATAACTTTAGCCTTAATAATTGGCTTTAAAACAGCACCTATCCACAATGGAAACTTACCAGAACAGATTAATACATCCGCAGACTTTGACAGTTTAAAAGATAACCAAATGCGTTTTAGATACATTAAAGAACGTATCGACACTTTTTTTACACGGTATATTTTACTTTTTAAACTCTTATCAAATATAACTTCTTGATTTGAATCTGCACGTTGGTCTGCAATGACAGAAACTCTATAACCAGACACTGTAAGATTCTCTGCCAAATTACAAGCATGATTTCCTATTCCACCAGGTAGCGGAGGAAATTCCGAAGTTAAAATTACAATGTGCTCTTTCTTATCAGACATTACAAACGCTCAATCTTAGGACCTATTTTAAGTTTCCTTGTTGCCAAATTCCAAGATTTTATAATCTGATATATTAGAATTGGTGCTATCAATATAGCCAAAAACGCCCCTAAAACAGATAAAATTTTGTTTCGTTTAAGCCTGTAAGGTAACACTGAAGCTGGAATTGTTTTTATTAAAGCTAATTTAGAAAGCTTATTACCAAAATAAAATCTAAAATAATAAAGAACACTTGGGATAGGCCTTGGTACAAACCAATTTTGAGTTCTAAATGCATCCCAAGCTCCAAATTCTCTTAAACCACCTATTGGTGCTTTTACATCTAAGCAATAAGCTTTTGGATTAGAAACGCTCTTATAGCCCTCTAAAAAACAACGTAAGCCAAAAGCGCCATCTCCCATTCTACCTTTCTCAAACTGTCTATCAAATAAGCCGACAGTTTTAAATATGTCTTTTGATAACATCGCATTACCTGTCGCAAATTGCTCTGAAATAGTAAAAAAATCTTTATCCTTTGAAATAGACTCATTCTCAGGGAAAAATATCCCAGCCGAAATATCTGCATTGAAATAATCTAAACATTTTAAATGTTCGGATAACCAATCTGGCTTAATACGCACATCATCTTCAGAAAAAGCTATTAAACTACCATTAGCTTCTTTAATAGCCGTATTCCTTGCTAACCACAAAGCTTTTTCATCTTGATATATTACAATTATTTTTAAACTGAAATCATTATAAAATTCTTTTGTAAAGCCGTCAGATTGGTCTACCACAATAATCTCAAAATTTTTGTATGTCTGCTTTTCAAAATCTCTTAAAACCCTATTTAAATAATCATATCTATTTAAAGTTGGGATAACAACGCTGATTAAAGGCTGCTTATCGTGAAACTTAGATTTGAAATTCTCAGGAATTTTGGAGTGAAACGGAACTTTGTACAGTGAAATTGGATTTATTTTTTGTGATTTTAAAAAAGCTTTTATCTCATTTATTGGATTTTTAAAGCTTAATAATCGCAGTACTAGAATATAAATCAACCAATGCTTTTTATAATATTTAGCAATAAAATTATATTCATCTTGAATACTTAATTCATCAAATGTCTTGTAGAATTCAGCTTGACCTAAAAAACCTCTTTTATAAGCTTGCCAAGACAGGTCGTAATTTTTGGCAGTTTTAGAACTGTAATTAACATCTTCATTTAAAAGAACCTTTATTTCTTCTGATAAGGAACTGACAATGGGAAAAACAGAATTTCCATTTATGTCGTACCTCATAAAATAACTCGTAGGTTGTATGTATTTTAAAAATGAAAATATCATTTATTCTATTTGAAACATTAATTACTTTGACAATATATTAAAGAATCTTACAAACTGTTTCTGCTGTTTTTTAATTGTAAAATTTAACTTTACACGTTGCTGTGCATAACTTCTTATACTAAACATTTTTTTATCGGATAGCTTAATTACTTCCTCTATTTTTTCTGCCAGTGCTTTAGGGTTTCGTTTTGGAATAACCCAACCACTTTTTGAGTGTTCTATATTTTCCGGCAAACCTTCGGCATCCGAAACTATGCATAACAAACCCATAGATTGAGCTTCTAATGCAGCATTACAAAATCCTTCAGTTATGCTATATTGAATAAAAACATGAGATTTCTTATAAAGATTAATGACATCGTCTTTTGCCTTTTTGCCAACTAAATGTATATTCTCGGTCAAATCAAGCTGATGAATTGCATAAGTAACTTCCTCGAGCAATGGGCCATCTCCCACTATAGTATATTTAAAATTAATGCCTTTAGATTTTAATAATGCTAATGCTTCTAATGTATAAGAAAAACCTTTTTTCCAATGTAATCTTGAAACACTAATTAGGTTTACAAAACCATTATCCTTTTTAAAATCCGTTAACTCAACAGTAAAAAAATCTGTATCAATTGCTGGCGTAATCTTTTCTATTGGGATGTGTTTGGGCAAACCTTCAGCTCTTAATTTTAAAATTAAATCATCAGAAATAGCATGCACTTTATCTACATTTTCCCATAACAACGTATAACATCCAGGATGTTTTACAGGATAAATACATATATCAAAGCCTCTGATACTTACACCCATTTTTGCTCCAATAGCTTTTGCTAAATGTTTTTTTTGTAATGCTAAAGTTGCAAATCCGAAATGCAACCAATTTAAATCCGCACTTAAAATATGGACATTCAGGTATATTTTCTTAAGTATATTTAATAAAGATGTATGTGCGTTTTTTTCTAATTGATAAAAATTTTTGATTCTTGGGAAATTTGAAATAACAAGCCAAAAAACAGAAAACAGATTTATTAGAACAATAAATAGATTTTTACTTTTAGCTTTTGCAACTTTAACTGCGCACAAATCAAAATCTTTATTTTTATGTTGAACAAATAGTGTTATATCTGCACCGGCATCTTGCAACCCTTTTATTTTCGAAATAAAAAAGGTTTCAGAATAACCTGGTGTTTGCGACAGAACAATTCCTATTTTTTTACTCATTTTATTGACTGAATAGTCATTTAAAAGTTTCTTTATTTAAATAGTTTTTTTATTACCAAATCTAGCTTTACACTTAAAACTCTCAAATAGTAATGGGTTATATTCTTATGAAATCCATATTTAGAAATATAAAATTTATCAGAACTAATGTCCCAATTGGGATACTTAAAAAATTTGCTTCGTTTTTCTGAAATGTAATGATAATGTAAAAACCTCTCTTTATTAGTTAAATTTGATTTTCCTGATTTAAATACTTCTATTGTTCCTTTCTCATATTTAATTAGCATCCCATAATCTATCGACTCTTTTATTAGGGTTTTAAAATGTACATACAAATTAGATTTAAGAAGCACTTTAGTAAAACTTTCAATCTCAGTAGGTATACTTAATAAATCTTCACCTTTCATCAAAGCTCCAAAAATTGAAAATCCTTTTATATTTGCTCTAGAACATTCATCAAACCCAAGGTAAGTTGGTGTTTCAAAAACTCTTTTCCAATCCTTAGACTTTTTAAATAAAGAGTTTACAACTTCTACATTTTTATACAATGCAAATGAACCAGAAAGCCATTCTTGTCGGAAAGATAAAACCTCATAGTTTTCAAGTGTTGGGTCATCATATAAAAAATGGTTTAAATTCCCAAGTACCAAATCAATATCTATATGTCCCCAAAAGTCAACCTCTTTAATATAATCTTGAAAAATATATCCATAACAAGGTTTTAAGTCACAAAGTTTATAAGCATTATCGAACTCAGTATTTATACCAATTTTCTCCTTAATTAGAGTGGTTAATTCCCTTAAACTAAATGGTATAATTTTAAAGTTACTGGGCACAGTTTTTTTGTAAACGATATTGGTAAAACAGAGAAAATCATAGTCTGGATTGTATTTTACCGAATTTAGAAATAGGGGAAAATACTTTGGGAAATTTTTACCAAAATATGGGATTATAAATGTTATTTTCTTTCTACTTGACAACACTAAAATTTGTCTTATAAGATTTAACGATTAATTTCAAAGCGATTTTAAGCACAAAATCACTAGCAGATAGGACCAATATTGAAATAAGAAACTGAAGCCAAATAGGTATATTTAATGGTGATATTTCAGCTTTTAATCTAGTATTAAGTTGTTGTCTGCTTTTAAAACCTTGTTTTCTTTTTATCATTTTTACAAACGATGCAAATACCTTTCTTTTTAATATAGTTTTAAATATTTCTAGCCTCTCATGATTTTGATAATAAGGTATATAGTGCTTAACATATTGTTCCCAATAGGTGTATAAATAATCCTGCTTATTGTGAATTCGGGACACAGTAGAATCGGGATGTCTGTTATAGAAATAAACTAAACGATTGACGTAACCGATATTTTTAAACAAACCTAACCTTATATGAAAAGCGGCATCTTCTCCAATTAAAATTTCTTCTGGAAAAAATCCAATATCATCAAAAACTTTTTTTCTGTGTAAAAAAGCAGGTGGACCAACTAATTTTGAGAAGTGTGTAAACCAAAGTAGTCCTTGTTTGGGCTTTTGAATTTGCTTTGGGTTATATATATCTCCTTTTGTTATGAAATTTTCTAATTGATATATATCTCGCGTTAAATCCCCAAAAACACTATCCAAATTTGGATATTTAACCAATATTTCTATCAACACATTAATTGCATCTGGAAAAAGTCTATCATCGACATCAAAAAAATAAATAAAATTACCTGTAGCTTCTTCTATGCCTTTATTTCTAGCAGCACCAGCACCTTGAGTTTTTGCTCTAAATAGATGAACTCTATTGTCTTGTGCAATAATATCTTTGATTTCAGATTTAGAATTATCTGTAGAATTGTTGTCTACAAAAATTAATTCAAAAGGTAATTTGATCTCTTGCCTAATAATCTCGTTATACGCAGGTTTTATATAGCTTTCGCCATTAAATACAGGTATGATAACTGAACACTTATTAATATTTCCTTGGTCTTTTATCATTTATTTAAGCATTGAAGCATATAAATTTTCATGATTTTTAATAAACACACCAATGCTATAATTTTGAACAATATGTTGACGCATTAATGTTGCTACTTCCTGATGATTACTTTCGTCTAAATTTAATACTTGCTCAATTTTTTCTTTTAAACTTTTTGTATCTCCTTCAAAAATAAACTTATTAAATGGTCTTAATATATCTTTTATTCCAGAAACGTTTGACCCTATTACCAAACACTGAGACGACATAGCTTCAACTAGAGCTATAGGAAAACCTTCGCCTTTTTTTAATGTTGGTATAACAAATAAATCTGCCATATTTAGATACGGTCTAACATCCTGTTGTGCTCCTAAAAAACGAATATTATTAGCTTTGTATAGTGACTTTAAGTTTTTTGCGTAGTCATTAGTGTCGCTTCCTATTATAAGTAGTATAATATTACGGTTTTTTATGTTTATAACAGCCTCTAACAAGCGTTCAATTCCTTTTACTCTGACTAAATTTGCAACAGAAATTATAACAAAGTCCGATGGTTGTATACCCAATTCAGTTTTTAATTCATTATTAAGCTGTAAAGGTTTAAAATAGCTAGTAGCTACACCTAGAGGCATGTAAATAACTTTATCTAAATAAGGTTTAAAAAACTCTGAAAGCATATCTTGATTAATAGCTACTACTTTGGTGCTTAATTTTGTACGCCAACGCCAAGATTTATTACCCCAACCCATAGCTTTTTTTGTATATATAAAAGGAATACCAGCCAACTTTGCCGCCACTGGT
This DNA window, taken from Winogradskyella sp. PC-19, encodes the following:
- a CDS encoding glycosyltransferase family 2 protein, with translation MDFDLNNYRIGVIIPYYNAKDFIADVIKNLPEYIDTIYLVNDASLEEIPSQVNTFLKVKIIDCEVNLGVGGAVKKGFIAGITDNMDYLIKVDADGQMESKYIPDLLKPLIQSTADYAKGNRFHDFAKLRKMPFIRKIGNLILSFLTKSATGYWHVFDPTNGFFAIKTASLTKMNFQKLSNRYFFETSILSELYFQKARIVDVPMSAVYGDETSNMKVWKMPFVFLPKLIRLFISRIVKRYFIYDFNISSVYLIFGLPLFLFGIVYGVYNWIYYSSRDIFTPTGTIMIITLCIILGFQLLLQVINNDIENSPRPSK
- a CDS encoding O-antigen ligase family protein produces the protein MYHLFVFSTAYLFFLVFLREKKFYKQIVTFFIGLVIFENAIVLLQNFGFIDFLWGEIDRRDYLGFLSGTLGPNKIVLGLTMFLSIAALLALSLEKRIKINRTLAFIAISLSVVNLLISGSRTSYLALGILLAIVLLFKPGKMLVSLGVSLVLLFGITFFVPEIRNKIVEVYQYRIESRISNKEQLRDSNVTELYEDLGAGRKELQTRFLLSLKDNLYVVPFGAGFNNRMLFPGNSPHNMYLTLINEVGLVGLFFYVIWLLGYLFINFKTYKTLGVFLKAVVLAMMVTLLFGEHLYIFRPVFALLGLFLFVVALLISPRYFKYGF
- a CDS encoding glycosyltransferase, with translation MKLLIISHTEHYMSTDGQILGWAPTVNEINHLLDIFDEIYHASMLYHGVAPASTMAYKSNKIKFIEIPSSGGKTFTDKFRIIFNAPKTIGIISTILKKVDYFQLRTPTGIGTYLIPYLTLFSKKQGWYKYAGNWNQNDAPLSYALQRFLLKYQRRKVTINGEWKNQPAHCITFENPCLTEDNINEGKSITASKKTNGKLSFCYVGRLETPKGVGRIINAFKNLEPSLKDRVEAVHLVGDGTEKSKFLDLANDSKINFKFYGFLDRKDVFDIYKKSHFFLMPTTASEGFPKVIAEAMNFGCIPVVSNISSIAQYVIDRDNGILLSEVTAEKLEEVLADLLSDKPDNLTFKMTNQDLVLKFSYDNYNSKIVEGILTSAAI
- a CDS encoding glycosyltransferase family 4 protein, coding for MSDKKEHIVILTSEFPPLPGGIGNHACNLAENLTVSGYRVSVIADQRADSNQEVIFDKSLKSKIYRVKKVSIRSLMYLKRIWLSFKLSKSADVLICSGKFPLWIGAVLKPIIKAKVIAVIHGTEVNFSNQNLKKSISISLQRFDKVIAVSNYTKNLVSHLKLKNTMVIPNGFEISNFSSSAASIINLKGSPSLLTVGNLTERKGQAKVIEYLPSLIKKYPDLHYHCVGLKTEIDKYRRLCDNLGVSKYVTFHGHVGVEKLHDFYRSSDIFVMLSQNTASGDIEGFGIALIEANYFRLPTIGSRNCGIEDAINHQNSGLLVDSSKIKEFENAIFQILNNLPHYKVKAKIWAEKHQWSQIIKRYISFIKS
- a CDS encoding glycosyltransferase family 2 protein, giving the protein MRYDINGNSVFPIVSSLSEEIKVLLNEDVNYSSKTAKNYDLSWQAYKRGFLGQAEFYKTFDELSIQDEYNFIAKYYKKHWLIYILVLRLLSFKNPINEIKAFLKSQKINPISLYKVPFHSKIPENFKSKFHDKQPLISVVIPTLNRYDYLNRVLRDFEKQTYKNFEIIVVDQSDGFTKEFYNDFSLKIIVIYQDEKALWLARNTAIKEANGSLIAFSEDDVRIKPDWLSEHLKCLDYFNADISAGIFFPENESISKDKDFFTISEQFATGNAMLSKDIFKTVGLFDRQFEKGRMGDGAFGLRCFLEGYKSVSNPKAYCLDVKAPIGGLREFGAWDAFRTQNWFVPRPIPSVLYYFRFYFGNKLSKLALIKTIPASVLPYRLKRNKILSVLGAFLAILIAPILIYQIIKSWNLATRKLKIGPKIERL
- a CDS encoding glycosyltransferase family 4 protein, producing the protein MSKKIGIVLSQTPGYSETFFISKIKGLQDAGADITLFVQHKNKDFDLCAVKVAKAKSKNLFIVLINLFSVFWLVISNFPRIKNFYQLEKNAHTSLLNILKKIYLNVHILSADLNWLHFGFATLALQKKHLAKAIGAKMGVSIRGFDICIYPVKHPGCYTLLWENVDKVHAISDDLILKLRAEGLPKHIPIEKITPAIDTDFFTVELTDFKKDNGFVNLISVSRLHWKKGFSYTLEALALLKSKGINFKYTIVGDGPLLEEVTYAIHQLDLTENIHLVGKKAKDDVINLYKKSHVFIQYSITEGFCNAALEAQSMGLLCIVSDAEGLPENIEHSKSGWVIPKRNPKALAEKIEEVIKLSDKKMFSIRSYAQQRVKLNFTIKKQQKQFVRFFNILSK
- a CDS encoding DUF6625 family protein translates to MLSSRKKITFIIPYFGKNFPKYFPLFLNSVKYNPDYDFLCFTNIVYKKTVPSNFKIIPFSLRELTTLIKEKIGINTEFDNAYKLCDLKPCYGYIFQDYIKEVDFWGHIDIDLVLGNLNHFLYDDPTLENYEVLSFRQEWLSGSFALYKNVEVVNSLFKKSKDWKRVFETPTYLGFDECSRANIKGFSIFGALMKGEDLLSIPTEIESFTKVLLKSNLYVHFKTLIKESIDYGMLIKYEKGTIEVFKSGKSNLTNKERFLHYHYISEKRSKFFKYPNWDISSDKFYISKYGFHKNITHYYLRVLSVKLDLVIKKLFK
- a CDS encoding glycosyltransferase family 2 protein; the protein is MIKDQGNINKCSVIIPVFNGESYIKPAYNEIIRQEIKLPFELIFVDNNSTDNSKSEIKDIIAQDNRVHLFRAKTQGAGAARNKGIEEATGNFIYFFDVDDRLFPDAINVLIEILVKYPNLDSVFGDLTRDIYQLENFITKGDIYNPKQIQKPKQGLLWFTHFSKLVGPPAFLHRKKVFDDIGFFPEEILIGEDAAFHIRLGLFKNIGYVNRLVYFYNRHPDSTVSRIHNKQDYLYTYWEQYVKHYIPYYQNHERLEIFKTILKRKVFASFVKMIKRKQGFKSRQQLNTRLKAEISPLNIPIWLQFLISILVLSASDFVLKIALKLIVKSYKTNFSVVK
- a CDS encoding glycosyltransferase codes for the protein MNKRIKIVFTIPNFDTAGSGRVVYDLVKHIDTSKFEPHVCCNHDRGSFFKEVEALNVPIHIFTVAENYKPLITLPQRILKIKNFFKKHNFDVIHSWHWSSDFTEPVAAKLAGIPFIYTKKAMGWGNKSWRWRTKLSTKVVAINQDMLSEFFKPYLDKVIYMPLGVATSYFKPLQLNNELKTELGIQPSDFVIISVANLVRVKGIERLLEAVINIKNRNIILLIIGSDTNDYAKNLKSLYKANNIRFLGAQQDVRPYLNMADLFVIPTLKKGEGFPIALVEAMSSQCLVIGSNVSGIKDILRPFNKFIFEGDTKSLKEKIEQVLNLDESNHQEVATLMRQHIVQNYSIGVFIKNHENLYASMLK